A single window of Oncorhynchus clarkii lewisi isolate Uvic-CL-2024 chromosome 10, UVic_Ocla_1.0, whole genome shotgun sequence DNA harbors:
- the LOC139418475 gene encoding protocadherin gamma-C5-like isoform X2 yields MKKLSLKERTCLSDWRGLMQWLLCFCLSWNTTGAEIRYTVPEELSLGSVVGNIAKDLGLEVSEISFREMRIASVAGKQYFSVDLGKGELVVSDRIDRESLCGQSASCLLPLEVIIENPLQLHRVEVNIQDINDNAPHFQSSERTLKIAESTAPGMRFSLESAQDPDVGDNSLKSYTLSKNEHFSLEIKDQDDGRKVPELCLEKALDRENKARHQLLLTALDGGSPVRSGTSQIIIIVLDNNDNNPIFKHPLCKVSLNENTPQGTSFLKVEANDLDDGPNGEIEYSFGDHTAQSVKALFEIDPKTGEMYLKGTLDYESTPSYRIEIIAKDKGMPEMEGQCNVQIDVIDVNDNSPQISLTSKPSPVRENAPKGTVVALISARDPDSGDNGKVTLQIQPSYPFTLEPSISSHYALVTNGVLDRETFPEYSIEITATDAGSPPLTSKKTIPVRILDVNDNPPRFPDTAYTVYVNENNTPGYIICSVSALDMDIGDNAKISYSILDSKVQDVSVSSYIYINSDNGSIYSMHSFDYEKLKVFQIQVQAKDHGSPSLSSNVTVYVFILDQNDNAPAVIYPSAVMGSVSHQKMPRSAKAGHLTTKISAVDADSGHNAWISYRLVEATDSSLFSVNLYTGEVRTKRAVSEQDDSSQRLLIEIQDNGEPVQSATVTVNMLLEDGLHEPISDFRQKTAEPSKRNSKITFYLIISLASVSVLSLLTFLILVVKCVRNSRSSSSCCIRRADSDGYKNPNRNLQLQLNTDGPIKYVEVLGGDMLSQSQSFRSCLSPVSEFSDFTLVKPSSTTDFQDMINVLDASLPDSAWTFESQQQKPPNNDWRFTQQGQRPGPSGQYRLVPHYSTQRSNNTGTTDWQNNGTYRYSTSTQQRWTPYGKARAGPHPEGAGGAIVGTGPWPNPPTEAEQLQALMAAANEVSEATATLGPRYNAQFPMQHVPDYRQNVYIPGSTATLTANPQQMMPQPALQGPPQAMPQVDVPNAAQTPASKKKSTKKDKK; encoded by the exons ATGAAGAAATTGAGCTTGAAGGAGAGAACGTGCCTCAGTGATTGGAGAGGACTAATGCAATGGCTgttgtgtttctgtttgtcttgGAATACAACAGGAGCCGAGATTCGTTATACAGTTCCAGAGGAACTGAGCTTGGGATCCGTGGTTGGAAATATAGCAAAAGATCTGGGTTTGGAAGTATCAGAGATTTCTTTTCGTGAAATGAGGATAGCGTCTGTGGCTGGTAAACAGTATTTCAGTGTGGATTTAGGTAAGGGCGAGCTAGTTGTCAGCGATAGAATTGACAGAGAAAGTCTGTGCGGACAAAGCGCCAGTTGCCTCTTGCCATTAGAAGTCATCATTGAGAACCCTCTGCAGCTTCACAGAGTGGAAGTTAACATCCAGGATATAAATGATAATGCTCCTCATTTTCAATCATCTGAGCGCACATTgaaaatagcagaatccactgcCCCAGGTATGCGATTTTCTTTGGAGAGCGCGCAGGATCCTGACGTTGGCGATAATTCTTTAAAATCCTACACTCTCAGCAAAAACGAACATTTCAGCTTGGAAATAAAGGATCAAGATGACGGAAGAAAAGTTCCGGAATTATGTCTGGAGAAAGCTTTGGACCGAGAGAATAAGGCTCGACATCAGCTGTTGTTAACCGCCCTTGATGGTGGTTCTCCAGTTAGATCTGGGACCTCACAGATTATAATTATTGTCTTAGATAACAACGATAACAACCCCATATTCAAACATCCGTTATGCAAAGTATCTCTAAACGAAAACACTCCACAGGGCACGTCGTTCCTAAAGGTCGAGGCAAACGATTTGGACGATGGCCCAAATGGAGAGATCGAATACTCTTTTGGTGACCATACTGCACAGTCTGTAAAGGCTTTGTTTGAAATTGATCCAAAAACGGGGGAAATGTATTTGAAGGGTACGCTGGATTACGAGAGCACTCCCTCGTACCGAATCGAAATTATTGCTAAAGACAAAGGCATGCCTGAGATGGAAGGACAGTGCAACGTTCAGATTGATGTCATAGATGTCAATGATAACTCTCCCCAAATTAGCCTCACATCTAAACCAAGCCCAGTGCGCGAGAACGCACCCAAAGGGACTGTAGTGGCTTTGATTAGTGCACGGGACCCTGACTCTGGAGACAATGGAAAGGTGACACTACAAATCCAACCAAGCTATCCTTTTACATTGGAACCTTCCATCTCCAGTCATTACGCACTAGTCACCAATGGTGTTCTGGACCGTGAGACGTTCCCAGAGTATAGCATAGAGATAACGGCTACTGATGCgggctcccctcctctcaccagcAAGAAAACCATCCCAGTCCGTATTCTGGATGTAAATGACAATCCACCTAGGTTTCCAGACACTGCGTACACTGTGTACGTAAATGAGAATAACACACCTGGTTATATTATATGCTCCGTGTCCGCATTGGATATGGATATTGGAGATAACGCCAAGATCTCCTATTCTATATTAGACTCTAAAGTACAAGACGTGTCTGTCTCCTCCTATATTTACATAAACTCAGATAACGGCAGCATCTACAGCATGCACTCGTTTGACTATGAGAAACTGAAGGTGTTTCAGATACAGGTGCAGGCAAAGGACCACGGCTCTCCGTCTCTGAGCAGCAACGTCACGGTTTATGTTTTTATCCTGGACCAGAACGACAATGCTCCCGCTGTTATTTACCCATCCGCTGTCATGGGCTCGGTCTCCCATCAGAAGATGCCCCGGTCCGCTAAAGCAGGCCACCTGACCACTAAGATATCGGCAGTGGACGCAGACTCGGGTCATAACGCCTGGATTTCCTATAGGCTGGTGGAGGCCACAGACTCGTCTCTGTTCAGTGTAAATCTTTACACAGGGGAGGTGAGGACTAAACGCGCTGTTTCAGAGCAGGATGACTCCTCTCAGAGGCTGCTTATAGAGATACAGGACAATGGGGAGCCGGTCCAGTCCGCCACAGTCACAGTCAACATGCTGTTAGAGGACGGGCTCCACGAGCCCATCTCGGACTTCCGCCAGAAAACAGCCGAGCCCAGCAAGAGAAACAGTAAAATCACCTTTTATTTGATCATCTCTCTGGCCTCTGTGTCCGTGTTGTCTTTGTTGACTTTCCTCATCTTAGTGGTGAAATGCGTTAGAAACAGTAGGAGCAGCTCGAGTTGCTGTATCAGACGGGCTGACTCTGACGGATACAAGAATCCCAACAGAAACCTGCAGCTCCAGCTCAACACTGACGGCCCTATTAagtatgtggaggtcctgggaggGGACATGTTGTCTCAGAGCCAGTCCTTCAGGTCgtgtctctctccagtgtccgAGTTCAGTGATTTCACCCTCGTTAAACCCAGCAGCACCACTGACTTTCAGGACATGATAAATGTGCTTGATGCATCATTACCTGACAGCGCGTGGACGTTCGAGAGCCAACAG caaAAACCACCCAACAATGACTGGCGCTTTACCCAGCAGGGACAGAGACCCGGACCCAGTGG ACAGTACAGATTGGTTCCCCACTACTCTACGCAAAGATCCAATAACACTGGCACTACTGACTGGCAAAATAATGG CACGTACAGGTACAGCACCAGCACCCAGCAGAGATGGACACCATACGGCAAGGCGAG agctGGCCCCCATCCTGAGGGGGCAGGTGGTGCTATAGTTGGAACAGGACCCTGGCCCAACCCCCCCACTGAGGCTGAACAGCTCCAGGCTCTGATGGCTGCTGCCAACG aggtgaGCGAGGCGACGGCGACCCTTGGACCCCGCTACAACGCCCAGTTCCCCATGCAGCATGTGCCCGACTACCGCCAGAACGTCTACATCCCCGGCAGCACGGCCACCCTGACGGCCAACCCCCAGCAGATGATGCCCCAGCCGGCCCTGCAGGGCCCGCCACAGGCCATGCCCCAGGTCGATGTCCCCAACGCTGCCCAGACCCCCGCCAGCAAGAAGAAGTCCACCAAGAAGGACAAGAAGTAA
- the LOC139418475 gene encoding protocadherin gamma-C5-like isoform X18: MKKLSLKERTCLSDWRGLMQWLLCFCLSWNTTGAEIRYTVPEELSLGSVVGNIAKDLGLEVSEISFREMRIASVAGKQYFSVDLGKGELVVSDRIDRESLCGQSASCLLPLEVIIENPLQLHRVEVNIQDINDNAPHFQSSERTLKIAESTAPGMRFSLESAQDPDVGDNSLKSYTLSKNEHFSLEIKDQDDGRKVPELCLEKALDRENKARHQLLLTALDGGSPVRSGTSQIIIIVLDNNDNNPIFKHPLCKVSLNENTPQGTSFLKVEANDLDDGPNGEIEYSFGDHTAQSVKALFEIDPKTGEMYLKGTLDYESTPSYRIEIIAKDKGMPEMEGQCNVQIDVIDVNDNSPQISLTSKPSPVRENAPKGTVVALISARDPDSGDNGKVTLQIQPSYPFTLEPSISSHYALVTNGVLDRETFPEYSIEITATDAGSPPLTSKKTIPVRILDVNDNPPRFPDTAYTVYVNENNTPGYIICSVSALDMDIGDNAKISYSILDSKVQDVSVSSYIYINSDNGSIYSMHSFDYEKLKVFQIQVQAKDHGSPSLSSNVTVYVFILDQNDNAPAVIYPSAVMGSVSHQKMPRSAKAGHLTTKISAVDADSGHNAWISYRLVEATDSSLFSVNLYTGEVRTKRAVSEQDDSSQRLLIEIQDNGEPVQSATVTVNMLLEDGLHEPISDFRQKTAEPSKRNSKITFYLIISLASVSVLSLLTFLILVVKCVRNSRSSSSCCIRRADSDGYKNPNRNLQLQLNTDGPIKYVEVLGGDMLSQSQSFRSCLSPVSEFSDFTLVKPSSTTDFQDMINVLDASLPDSAWTFESQQQKPPNNDWRFTQQGQRPGPSGTYRYSTSTQQRWTPYGKARAGPHPEGAGGAIVGTGPWPNPPTEAEQLQALMAAANEVSEATATLGPRYNAQFPMQHVPDYRQNVYIPGSTATLTANPQQMMPQPALQGPPQAMPQVDVPNAAQTPASKKKSTKKDKK, encoded by the exons ATGAAGAAATTGAGCTTGAAGGAGAGAACGTGCCTCAGTGATTGGAGAGGACTAATGCAATGGCTgttgtgtttctgtttgtcttgGAATACAACAGGAGCCGAGATTCGTTATACAGTTCCAGAGGAACTGAGCTTGGGATCCGTGGTTGGAAATATAGCAAAAGATCTGGGTTTGGAAGTATCAGAGATTTCTTTTCGTGAAATGAGGATAGCGTCTGTGGCTGGTAAACAGTATTTCAGTGTGGATTTAGGTAAGGGCGAGCTAGTTGTCAGCGATAGAATTGACAGAGAAAGTCTGTGCGGACAAAGCGCCAGTTGCCTCTTGCCATTAGAAGTCATCATTGAGAACCCTCTGCAGCTTCACAGAGTGGAAGTTAACATCCAGGATATAAATGATAATGCTCCTCATTTTCAATCATCTGAGCGCACATTgaaaatagcagaatccactgcCCCAGGTATGCGATTTTCTTTGGAGAGCGCGCAGGATCCTGACGTTGGCGATAATTCTTTAAAATCCTACACTCTCAGCAAAAACGAACATTTCAGCTTGGAAATAAAGGATCAAGATGACGGAAGAAAAGTTCCGGAATTATGTCTGGAGAAAGCTTTGGACCGAGAGAATAAGGCTCGACATCAGCTGTTGTTAACCGCCCTTGATGGTGGTTCTCCAGTTAGATCTGGGACCTCACAGATTATAATTATTGTCTTAGATAACAACGATAACAACCCCATATTCAAACATCCGTTATGCAAAGTATCTCTAAACGAAAACACTCCACAGGGCACGTCGTTCCTAAAGGTCGAGGCAAACGATTTGGACGATGGCCCAAATGGAGAGATCGAATACTCTTTTGGTGACCATACTGCACAGTCTGTAAAGGCTTTGTTTGAAATTGATCCAAAAACGGGGGAAATGTATTTGAAGGGTACGCTGGATTACGAGAGCACTCCCTCGTACCGAATCGAAATTATTGCTAAAGACAAAGGCATGCCTGAGATGGAAGGACAGTGCAACGTTCAGATTGATGTCATAGATGTCAATGATAACTCTCCCCAAATTAGCCTCACATCTAAACCAAGCCCAGTGCGCGAGAACGCACCCAAAGGGACTGTAGTGGCTTTGATTAGTGCACGGGACCCTGACTCTGGAGACAATGGAAAGGTGACACTACAAATCCAACCAAGCTATCCTTTTACATTGGAACCTTCCATCTCCAGTCATTACGCACTAGTCACCAATGGTGTTCTGGACCGTGAGACGTTCCCAGAGTATAGCATAGAGATAACGGCTACTGATGCgggctcccctcctctcaccagcAAGAAAACCATCCCAGTCCGTATTCTGGATGTAAATGACAATCCACCTAGGTTTCCAGACACTGCGTACACTGTGTACGTAAATGAGAATAACACACCTGGTTATATTATATGCTCCGTGTCCGCATTGGATATGGATATTGGAGATAACGCCAAGATCTCCTATTCTATATTAGACTCTAAAGTACAAGACGTGTCTGTCTCCTCCTATATTTACATAAACTCAGATAACGGCAGCATCTACAGCATGCACTCGTTTGACTATGAGAAACTGAAGGTGTTTCAGATACAGGTGCAGGCAAAGGACCACGGCTCTCCGTCTCTGAGCAGCAACGTCACGGTTTATGTTTTTATCCTGGACCAGAACGACAATGCTCCCGCTGTTATTTACCCATCCGCTGTCATGGGCTCGGTCTCCCATCAGAAGATGCCCCGGTCCGCTAAAGCAGGCCACCTGACCACTAAGATATCGGCAGTGGACGCAGACTCGGGTCATAACGCCTGGATTTCCTATAGGCTGGTGGAGGCCACAGACTCGTCTCTGTTCAGTGTAAATCTTTACACAGGGGAGGTGAGGACTAAACGCGCTGTTTCAGAGCAGGATGACTCCTCTCAGAGGCTGCTTATAGAGATACAGGACAATGGGGAGCCGGTCCAGTCCGCCACAGTCACAGTCAACATGCTGTTAGAGGACGGGCTCCACGAGCCCATCTCGGACTTCCGCCAGAAAACAGCCGAGCCCAGCAAGAGAAACAGTAAAATCACCTTTTATTTGATCATCTCTCTGGCCTCTGTGTCCGTGTTGTCTTTGTTGACTTTCCTCATCTTAGTGGTGAAATGCGTTAGAAACAGTAGGAGCAGCTCGAGTTGCTGTATCAGACGGGCTGACTCTGACGGATACAAGAATCCCAACAGAAACCTGCAGCTCCAGCTCAACACTGACGGCCCTATTAagtatgtggaggtcctgggaggGGACATGTTGTCTCAGAGCCAGTCCTTCAGGTCgtgtctctctccagtgtccgAGTTCAGTGATTTCACCCTCGTTAAACCCAGCAGCACCACTGACTTTCAGGACATGATAAATGTGCTTGATGCATCATTACCTGACAGCGCGTGGACGTTCGAGAGCCAACAG caaAAACCACCCAACAATGACTGGCGCTTTACCCAGCAGGGACAGAGACCCGGACCCAGTGG CACGTACAGGTACAGCACCAGCACCCAGCAGAGATGGACACCATACGGCAAGGCGAG agctGGCCCCCATCCTGAGGGGGCAGGTGGTGCTATAGTTGGAACAGGACCCTGGCCCAACCCCCCCACTGAGGCTGAACAGCTCCAGGCTCTGATGGCTGCTGCCAACG aggtgaGCGAGGCGACGGCGACCCTTGGACCCCGCTACAACGCCCAGTTCCCCATGCAGCATGTGCCCGACTACCGCCAGAACGTCTACATCCCCGGCAGCACGGCCACCCTGACGGCCAACCCCCAGCAGATGATGCCCCAGCCGGCCCTGCAGGGCCCGCCACAGGCCATGCCCCAGGTCGATGTCCCCAACGCTGCCCAGACCCCCGCCAGCAAGAAGAAGTCCACCAAGAAGGACAAGAAGTAA
- the LOC139418475 gene encoding protocadherin gamma-C5-like isoform X22 — protein sequence MKKLSLKERTCLSDWRGLMQWLLCFCLSWNTTGAEIRYTVPEELSLGSVVGNIAKDLGLEVSEISFREMRIASVAGKQYFSVDLGKGELVVSDRIDRESLCGQSASCLLPLEVIIENPLQLHRVEVNIQDINDNAPHFQSSERTLKIAESTAPGMRFSLESAQDPDVGDNSLKSYTLSKNEHFSLEIKDQDDGRKVPELCLEKALDRENKARHQLLLTALDGGSPVRSGTSQIIIIVLDNNDNNPIFKHPLCKVSLNENTPQGTSFLKVEANDLDDGPNGEIEYSFGDHTAQSVKALFEIDPKTGEMYLKGTLDYESTPSYRIEIIAKDKGMPEMEGQCNVQIDVIDVNDNSPQISLTSKPSPVRENAPKGTVVALISARDPDSGDNGKVTLQIQPSYPFTLEPSISSHYALVTNGVLDRETFPEYSIEITATDAGSPPLTSKKTIPVRILDVNDNPPRFPDTAYTVYVNENNTPGYIICSVSALDMDIGDNAKISYSILDSKVQDVSVSSYIYINSDNGSIYSMHSFDYEKLKVFQIQVQAKDHGSPSLSSNVTVYVFILDQNDNAPAVIYPSAVMGSVSHQKMPRSAKAGHLTTKISAVDADSGHNAWISYRLVEATDSSLFSVNLYTGEVRTKRAVSEQDDSSQRLLIEIQDNGEPVQSATVTVNMLLEDGLHEPISDFRQKTAEPSKRNSKITFYLIISLASVSVLSLLTFLILVVKCVRNSRSSSSCCIRRADSDGYKNPNRNLQLQLNTDGPIKYVEVLGGDMLSQSQSFRSCLSPVSEFSDFTLVKPSSTTDFQDMINVLDASLPDSAWTFESQQQKPPNNDWRFTQQGQRPGPSGAGPHPEGAGGAIVGTGPWPNPPTEAEQLQALMAAANEVSEATATLGPRYNAQFPMQHVPDYRQNVYIPGSTATLTANPQQMMPQPALQGPPQAMPQVDVPNAAQTPASKKKSTKKDKK from the exons ATGAAGAAATTGAGCTTGAAGGAGAGAACGTGCCTCAGTGATTGGAGAGGACTAATGCAATGGCTgttgtgtttctgtttgtcttgGAATACAACAGGAGCCGAGATTCGTTATACAGTTCCAGAGGAACTGAGCTTGGGATCCGTGGTTGGAAATATAGCAAAAGATCTGGGTTTGGAAGTATCAGAGATTTCTTTTCGTGAAATGAGGATAGCGTCTGTGGCTGGTAAACAGTATTTCAGTGTGGATTTAGGTAAGGGCGAGCTAGTTGTCAGCGATAGAATTGACAGAGAAAGTCTGTGCGGACAAAGCGCCAGTTGCCTCTTGCCATTAGAAGTCATCATTGAGAACCCTCTGCAGCTTCACAGAGTGGAAGTTAACATCCAGGATATAAATGATAATGCTCCTCATTTTCAATCATCTGAGCGCACATTgaaaatagcagaatccactgcCCCAGGTATGCGATTTTCTTTGGAGAGCGCGCAGGATCCTGACGTTGGCGATAATTCTTTAAAATCCTACACTCTCAGCAAAAACGAACATTTCAGCTTGGAAATAAAGGATCAAGATGACGGAAGAAAAGTTCCGGAATTATGTCTGGAGAAAGCTTTGGACCGAGAGAATAAGGCTCGACATCAGCTGTTGTTAACCGCCCTTGATGGTGGTTCTCCAGTTAGATCTGGGACCTCACAGATTATAATTATTGTCTTAGATAACAACGATAACAACCCCATATTCAAACATCCGTTATGCAAAGTATCTCTAAACGAAAACACTCCACAGGGCACGTCGTTCCTAAAGGTCGAGGCAAACGATTTGGACGATGGCCCAAATGGAGAGATCGAATACTCTTTTGGTGACCATACTGCACAGTCTGTAAAGGCTTTGTTTGAAATTGATCCAAAAACGGGGGAAATGTATTTGAAGGGTACGCTGGATTACGAGAGCACTCCCTCGTACCGAATCGAAATTATTGCTAAAGACAAAGGCATGCCTGAGATGGAAGGACAGTGCAACGTTCAGATTGATGTCATAGATGTCAATGATAACTCTCCCCAAATTAGCCTCACATCTAAACCAAGCCCAGTGCGCGAGAACGCACCCAAAGGGACTGTAGTGGCTTTGATTAGTGCACGGGACCCTGACTCTGGAGACAATGGAAAGGTGACACTACAAATCCAACCAAGCTATCCTTTTACATTGGAACCTTCCATCTCCAGTCATTACGCACTAGTCACCAATGGTGTTCTGGACCGTGAGACGTTCCCAGAGTATAGCATAGAGATAACGGCTACTGATGCgggctcccctcctctcaccagcAAGAAAACCATCCCAGTCCGTATTCTGGATGTAAATGACAATCCACCTAGGTTTCCAGACACTGCGTACACTGTGTACGTAAATGAGAATAACACACCTGGTTATATTATATGCTCCGTGTCCGCATTGGATATGGATATTGGAGATAACGCCAAGATCTCCTATTCTATATTAGACTCTAAAGTACAAGACGTGTCTGTCTCCTCCTATATTTACATAAACTCAGATAACGGCAGCATCTACAGCATGCACTCGTTTGACTATGAGAAACTGAAGGTGTTTCAGATACAGGTGCAGGCAAAGGACCACGGCTCTCCGTCTCTGAGCAGCAACGTCACGGTTTATGTTTTTATCCTGGACCAGAACGACAATGCTCCCGCTGTTATTTACCCATCCGCTGTCATGGGCTCGGTCTCCCATCAGAAGATGCCCCGGTCCGCTAAAGCAGGCCACCTGACCACTAAGATATCGGCAGTGGACGCAGACTCGGGTCATAACGCCTGGATTTCCTATAGGCTGGTGGAGGCCACAGACTCGTCTCTGTTCAGTGTAAATCTTTACACAGGGGAGGTGAGGACTAAACGCGCTGTTTCAGAGCAGGATGACTCCTCTCAGAGGCTGCTTATAGAGATACAGGACAATGGGGAGCCGGTCCAGTCCGCCACAGTCACAGTCAACATGCTGTTAGAGGACGGGCTCCACGAGCCCATCTCGGACTTCCGCCAGAAAACAGCCGAGCCCAGCAAGAGAAACAGTAAAATCACCTTTTATTTGATCATCTCTCTGGCCTCTGTGTCCGTGTTGTCTTTGTTGACTTTCCTCATCTTAGTGGTGAAATGCGTTAGAAACAGTAGGAGCAGCTCGAGTTGCTGTATCAGACGGGCTGACTCTGACGGATACAAGAATCCCAACAGAAACCTGCAGCTCCAGCTCAACACTGACGGCCCTATTAagtatgtggaggtcctgggaggGGACATGTTGTCTCAGAGCCAGTCCTTCAGGTCgtgtctctctccagtgtccgAGTTCAGTGATTTCACCCTCGTTAAACCCAGCAGCACCACTGACTTTCAGGACATGATAAATGTGCTTGATGCATCATTACCTGACAGCGCGTGGACGTTCGAGAGCCAACAG caaAAACCACCCAACAATGACTGGCGCTTTACCCAGCAGGGACAGAGACCCGGACCCAGTGG agctGGCCCCCATCCTGAGGGGGCAGGTGGTGCTATAGTTGGAACAGGACCCTGGCCCAACCCCCCCACTGAGGCTGAACAGCTCCAGGCTCTGATGGCTGCTGCCAACG aggtgaGCGAGGCGACGGCGACCCTTGGACCCCGCTACAACGCCCAGTTCCCCATGCAGCATGTGCCCGACTACCGCCAGAACGTCTACATCCCCGGCAGCACGGCCACCCTGACGGCCAACCCCCAGCAGATGATGCCCCAGCCGGCCCTGCAGGGCCCGCCACAGGCCATGCCCCAGGTCGATGTCCCCAACGCTGCCCAGACCCCCGCCAGCAAGAAGAAGTCCACCAAGAAGGACAAGAAGTAA